The genomic DNA CGCGCCAAATGAGCCCATGAACCAGCCGCCAACATTGGGAATCCGCGGTCAGCGACGTCTTCTCCCGGGGAGAGCTGCGCAGGATCAGCATCCAACCAGCGAATCGGACAGCCCAGTTCATCAAGCACCAACCATGCCGCCGCCAGATCCCAGATCTTGGGCGTGGCCTCCAGTGAAGCGATGGTCTGACCCATCGCAACACTCACCAAATTGAGGCTGGCGACACCAAACAGACGAATCTTTCCTGGGAAGCGCTCATCAGGTTTGCGCTGCAGCACACGAATCGAGCGACTGCAGAGCGAAACACATGCACTGGTGGCCAAGGCTCGGGTCTCTGACGTCAGCGGTTGATTGTTTCGCGTGGCACCGCGACCACGCAAAGCGACAAAGCGTTGGTCCAGCGCCGGCACATCCAGGAAAACCTCACTGGGACGACCATCGACGAAGCGAGCCACCGAAATCGCCCAATAGTGAATGCCGGCCGCAAAGTTGGTGGTTCCATCCAGGGGATCCACCACCCAATAAGCCCGCGACGTGGGAATTGTTTTTGATCCCTCCTCGCTGAGGACACCCTCCCCAGGGGCGATGCTGGCCAACCCCTCAACCAAAGCTGTATCACTCCAGCGATCACAGTCTGTAATTAACGAACCATCGGGCTTCACATCTGAGCCGATTCGACCAAAGTCCTGCAGCTGTCGAGCACGGATGCGATCCAGCAACAGATGAACTGCGCCCAGTTGATCGTCACTGAGCACCAACGTCACCACAGAGGCTGTACGGGACTGCTCTCAGTTTGATTCACCGACGCGCCGACAGACCCGACCGATGGGCAGGCGGCCTTGAGCGGCGTGGGCTCGATGGGAATCGGTAGTTGATCAGGTTCTGGCTTGGTTCCCGTCAGTGAGACAGCGTTACAGGCGATCAAGGCATCCAGGCCTGTGCGTCGCCTGAGCTGCGACAGATTGGTGTTGTAGTCGCGGATGGCACGTGCATATTTCAGCTCGGCCTGGGTGAGATCACGCTGGGTGTTAACCACCTCCCGCTGGGTCGTGACGCCTGCCTGAACCCTCAGCTGGGCCAGACGCAGAGATTCGCGAGACGAGAGAACCTCGCTAGCTGTTGTGCCGATGTTTTGGACAGCAGTTCGAAGACCAAGGAAGCTTTGCTCAACTTGAAAGCGAATCTGATCACGAGTTAGAGCGAAATCGAAACGGCTTTGATCCGCGGCCTGCTTCGAACGCCGGTATTCGGCACGAGCACGGCCGCCGTCAAACAAACGCCATGTTGCCGTCAACGCAGAACTGTTATCAACTCCGTAGCTGAAATCGCCCTGATCAATAGAAGTGGTTGAGGGCTGATTGGTCTGACCTTGCGTTCGAAACGCTGTGGTGGAGTTAACGAAACTCAAAACGGGCTGTACAACTGCTAGGGAAGCATTGGCCCGGCTGTTGTTTACGGAGATCTCAAGAATCAGTTGGTCCAGCTCTTCGCGGTAACTGAAGGCAGCGACGATGCTGTCCTGCAATGACGGTTGCCACAGACCCAACGGTCTTGACGGTGATGCCGCCGTCGGTGTCACCCGCAAAGGAAGGTCCAGCACAACCGCCAGATTGCGGCGCCTCAGCTCCTGCTGTCCAAGATTTGTCGCAAGCAAGTTGCGGTCACGAGCAAGCTGAGTTTCGGCCTCCAACACCTCCAATTTGGTGTTGACGCCAGCATTGAAACGAGCCCGGGCATCACGAAGGCTGACCAGGGAAGCCTTGACACCTGCCTGACCAATACGGACCCCTTCATCAGCTTCTTGAAGATCGAAATAAGCCGTCGCCGTCTCAAGGCGTAGATCCCGCAAGGCGATGAGATACGAATGCCTCGCTCTCTCGAATAGATCCCGAGCAGCAGCAATCTGCGGAACACGAGCAGGATTGATCAGATCCCAACTCACCCGCAGGCGCCCGTTCAGCCGCCACTCACTGCCATACCGCTCGTTGGGCCCCGGCACAAAATCTGGGTTTCGGTAGGAATAAGAGGAGAAGTATTCAGGCAGAGCGCTTGAGGTGAGGTCAACGGTCGGGTACCAGGCTGCAATTGCGGCGCGCAATGATGACTTGGCCTGATCAACCTGGCTTGCAACCGCCTTGAGGGATGGGCTGTTGAACTCCGCGAGCTGAAGCGCTTCCTCAAGGGTGAGGGGGCGCAGCTCATGGATGCGCACCTGCGCCGGCTCATCAGGAAGATCGAGAGGGGAAGGAGCAACCAACGACTCGAGAGATGCAGGCAAGGCATCTATTGCTGGAGTCATCACAGACGTATCAGCCTTGGGACGAGCACCCTTCAGATCAATCGCATCAGGGAGACTTACCTGGTCAACCAAGGCGGACTCAGCCTGAACTAAGTCTTTGCTGAGAGCAGGGGGAAAACCGGAAGAGACAACGCCCGCTACAAGGCAAATACCCGCGGTGATCCGGCGCACAGCAATCAAGAATTTATGAAAGTTTAGGGACTTTTTCCTACGACACCCAAAACTGAGTCCACGACGTCAGCCGCCCCATGCACGATCTGAATGGGCACCTCTAGCTGCGCGGCCAGGGCCTCCAGGGTCATGTCATCCAGGAAGACGGGCTCCCCCTGTCGCAACATCACCGACGGCAGCAGCAGCTCATCGCCCAGCTCTTGGCCCTGCAGGCCAGTGAGCAGATCCTGTCCCGTCAGCAGTCCGGTCACCACCTGCTCCTGCCCCCAATAGGGACTCGGCAACCCGATCAGATGAAATTCGACGCCATCAACAGCATTAAGCCGTTCAGCCACAGGCTGCAACGCCTGAGCCACGATTTGTCCGACCACCCAGCTGCAACGACGGGGCACAGGGACGACGCTGGGCAAATCCTCAGTTGCGGCATCCAACGATTCAAGGAAGGCACGGATGCTGCCCACGCCATTTTCCTGCTGCGGGAGATCCTCGTAGTTATCGCGGGGAGGCAAAGGCGATCCCGCCACCAAATACCACTCATCGGAGAGCCAGGCAAAACGAGTGCCTAATGACTCCTGAAAGTGCTGCTGCATGAGTTCCACCTGAGCAATCACCCTGCGGGCGCAGTCAGGATCCACAGGAACCAAGCCGTCATCCGCGGGCCTGAAGCGGGTAAGCCCCACAGGCACCACCGCCGTAGAGAGCACCGCCGGCCAGGGGCCTGCCGCGAAGGAGGCGAGGTCGTTCAGCGTTCTCTCCAAGGCAGGACCGTCGTTCAACCCTGGGCAAACGACCACCTGGGCATGGATTTGCAGATCACGCTGGTCAAACCAGGCGAGCTGGTCCATCACCTGGGCAGCACGCGGATTCACCAGCAGTCGTGAGCGCAGCTCAGGATCCGTTGCATGCACCGAAACAAACAAAGGCGATAAGCGCTGCTCCTCAATCCGCAGCCAGTCGGCCTCGCCCAGGTTGGTGAGAGTCAGATAGGAGCCGTAGAGAAAACTCAGCCTGTAATCGTCATCTTTGAGATACAGGCTGTCGCGCCGCCCAGGGGGCTGCTGATCGATGAAACAGAAAGGACAGTTGTTATTGCACTGGCGCAAGCCATCGAAGAGAGCCTCGGTGAAGGCCAGCCCAAGGCCGTCATCGGCATCTTTTTCCAGCTCCACCCGATGCAGCACACCCTTTGCATCACGCACCTCAAGGCAAAGCTCCTCCTCCACGCAGAGGTAGCGGTAATCGATCAGATCGCGTGGACGAATGCCATTGATGCTGAGCAACTGATCGCCCGGCTCAAAACCCAGCTCCTCCCCAATCGAGCCGGACTCCACGGACGCCACCACCGCTGGCTGCGGTTGACGACCATTGCTACTTGGATCCAGAGCTGCAACAGCAACCCCGGCGGATGGCTCATTCCACACAAGCCGGCTTCATCTGAACTCAGTGTGCGCCGTAAACGCCCCACCAGACCAGCAACAGCAGCCCGAACAGCAACCGGTAGGCGACAAAGAGCCAGGTGCTGTTGCGCTGCAGAAAGTTCAGCAACCAATCGATCGCCAGCCACGACACCACTGCAGCCGAAGCAATTCCGACGAGTAATGGCAGGGGACCGGTGCCAGAGCTAGCGGTCAGAGCATCCTTGAACTCCACCAGACCCGCGATAGTGATGGCGGGAATGCCCAAAAGAAAGGAAAAGCGGGCTGCATCAGCACGCTGCCAACCGTCGAACAGGGCCGCGGTGAGGGTGCTGCCGGAACGCGACACCCCCGGGAGCAGCGCAAGCGCCTGGGCCAGTCCCACCAAAAGGCCATCACGGCCTGAAACCACTGGCAGCTGCTTGCGCCGAGCGCCGACCCGTTCAGCCAGAGCAAGCAGCAGCGCCATCACAATCGAGACGATGGCAATCGAGGGAACGCTGCGCAGGGGTGACTGTTCATAGCCCTGGGCCCAGGCGAATTTGATCCCTAAACCGATTAGCAAAATCGGCAAGGTGCCCACCACCATTGCGAACCCGAGACGCGCTTCGGGTTCACGCCACTGGCCATAGCGAAAGGCTCGACTGATGCCCCGCAGCACCTGGCTGAGATCGGTGCGGAAAAAGGCGATGACGGCAACGACACTGCCCAGCTGAATGGCAGCGATTACGGAGACACCCGGATCGCCCCAACCCAAAAGCTCAGGAACCACCTTCAAATGGGCGGTGCTGCTGATCGGCAGAAACTCAGTGAGTCCTTGGATCACCCCCAACACCAGATCACGCCAGCAGGCCTCAAGCAGGGTGAGGGATGCAGAGGGGTCCGCCATCAACATGCGTATGTCGCTTTGACGGTATCCCGGCAGGCGTAGCGGGCATGTCGGCCGCGTCACTTGGAGATGTCTTCTAAGGTTCCGTGACTTTCTTCACATAGGACTTTTGATCGGCGGCACCTGGCAAACCTCAGCTCCCGTTCGGTCGTGGTCCTTCCCCGTGGCCCGCATCGCCGCAGCAATGGTGGTGCTGCCGGTGTTCCTTCAAGCTCCTTGGGTGCGCCTGGATCCGTTTTCGGCCACGTTGTTCACTGCGGTGCTAATTGCAGCCGGCCTGGTACTGCATCGGAGCCGCTCCCAAACGGCATCCGACCTGGGTTCACTACTGGTGGGTTTCAGCGGCAGCTGGCTCGCGGGTTGCATTTTCTGGGGGTGGCTGCGAGCCCATCCCGTTCTGCACCTACCGGTTGAAGCTTTCGCATTGCCTGTGGCTCTGGGCGGCCTACAAGGGCGCTGGCGCCTGGCGGCGACGTTTTATCTGTCGTCCCTGGTGGGAACAGCTTGTACAGACCTGGCCATGGCGGCCACCGGAGTGATGCAGTTCTGGCCCGCGGTGGTGACCGCCTCCCTGGATCAAGCGCCGCTACTGCTTCATCAAGCGGGGGTGTATCTGCTCCAACCCCTTCCTTTGGCAACCCTGCTGATCTCAGCAGTACTTGTGCTGATGGCTGGGCATCTCCTGAGCAAGAACATCAGCGGTTTCGTAGGTGATGCTGGATCCATGGCAGCTGCTGTCTTGATCACCACCCTGTGGGTGGACGGCTTGTTCCTGCTTTCGGCCTTGCTGCAGCCCGGGCTCAGTGGCCTGATCGAGTGAAACGAACTGCAAAAGCTCCACCGATTCAGGGACTTGATCGGCGCAACGACTTGTAGTCTTCCGGGGCCGGCATCGCCGGTCGACCCGTTCCGACCCCCTGATCGAGAGTTGAGATGAAGCGGCTTCTGAGCTGGCTGACCGGCGCCCTGGTGATGGCAAGTCTGATGGCAGGCCTTGTGCTTCCCAGCAGCGTCCACGCCGAAGACGACCTTCGCGACAAGTATTCCGGCAACGTCATCCGCAACGTTGTTGACGACAAGATCGCTGAACGTGAAGGGAAGGTTGACCTGAACAATTCCTCCGTGCGGCGTTTCCAGCAGTTCCCCGGGATGTACCCGACCATGGCTGGGAAGATCGTTCTCGGTGGTCCTTACGACAGCGTCGACGACGTTCTGTCCCTTGATCTGACCGAGCGTCAGCAGGAGTTGTTCGCTAAGTACCGCGACAACTTCACCGTCACCCCTCCCTCCATTGCTCTGAACGAGGGCGACGACCGAATCAATGACGGCCAATACCGCTGAGTCCTAACTCCGTCACAATGGTTGTGACTGGTTGAACCGCCGTACCACCGGCGGTTTTTTTGTCCTCTTGATGACCCAGCCCCGCAGCTCTGATCCAATCCCCTCAGGTCCCTGGGACGTGGTGGTGGTCGGTGCCGGGGCGGCTGGCTTGATGACTTGCCTCGATCTGCCCCGTGGGCTCAAGGTGCTGCTGCTCAACCGCAACACAGGACGGCGTTCCTGCAGCCGCTGGGCCCAGGGGGGCATCGCAGCAGTGACCCGCAAAGAGGACAGCGCCGAAAGCCATGCGGAGGACACCGTTCTGGCTGGAGCCGGCCTTTGTGATGGCGATGCGGTGCGGCTGTTGGTGCAGGAGGCACCCCATTGCGTGGAGCGCCTGGGGCAGCTGGGGATGGCCTTCGACCGGGATCAGGACGGCCTGGCCACCACCCTGGAAGCAGCCCACAGCTACAGACGAGTGCTGCATGTGCAAGACCGCACCGGGCGAGCCCTGGTGGATGTGCTGAGGGATCGTGTGGAGCAGCGGCCGGGGTTGTTGCACCGCCGCGGCGTTCGCGTGACGCAGCTGCTGGTGCGCGATGGGCGCTGTTGCGGCGTACAGGTGCTTGATGGGGCACATCTTCACGGGATCGAAGCCCGCGCCGTGGTGCTGGCCAGCGGCGGGGGTGGCCATCTGTTCGCCAACACCACAAACCCTGCCCAGGCCTGCGGCGAAGGCATCGCCCTCGCTTGGCAGGCAGGCGCAGCCGTGGAAGATCTGGAATTCGTCCAGTTCCATCCAACGGCCATCCGCCTGGATGACGCCCCCTGCTTTCTGATCTCCGAAGCCGTTCGTGGCGAGGGCGGGGTGCTGGTGGATGCACTCGGAGGCAGCCCTGTGGCCCACCTGCCCCAACGCGACCTCTCACCGCGGGACCAGGTGAGCCGAGCCTTGATGCAGGCCATGCAGCGGCAGCAGGTGAAACAGATGTGGCTCGACTTCGCCGCCATCCCACGCGACCAGGCAGAGCGACGCTTTCCAACAATCCTGGACCGCTGCGACGAACTCGGACTGAATCCGTTGGAACAGCCGATCCCTGTGGCCCCAGCCGCCCACTACTGGATGGGAGGGGTGGCCACAGACCTGCAGGCCGCCACCACGCTGCCCGGGCTCTATGCCGTGGGGGAGGTGGCATGCACTGGCCTGCATGGCGCCAACCGACTGGCCAGCAACTCCCTGATGGAATGCCTGGTGTTCGCCCATCGCCTCAAAGAGATCGAACTCGGCCCCGTCC from Synechococcus sp. MU1643 includes the following:
- a CDS encoding inositol monophosphatase family protein; translated protein: MVTLVLSDDQLGAVHLLLDRIRARQLQDFGRIGSDVKPDGSLITDCDRWSDTALVEGLASIAPGEGVLSEEGSKTIPTSRAYWVVDPLDGTTNFAAGIHYWAISVARFVDGRPSEVFLDVPALDQRFVALRGRGATRNNQPLTSETRALATSACVSLCSRSIRVLQRKPDERFPGKIRLFGVASLNLVSVAMGQTIASLEATPKIWDLAAAWLVLDELGCPIRWLDADPAQLSPGEDVADRGFPMLAAGSWAHLARFLPWGEALVQP
- a CDS encoding TolC family protein, coding for MRRITAGICLVAGVVSSGFPPALSKDLVQAESALVDQVSLPDAIDLKGARPKADTSVMTPAIDALPASLESLVAPSPLDLPDEPAQVRIHELRPLTLEEALQLAEFNSPSLKAVASQVDQAKSSLRAAIAAWYPTVDLTSSALPEYFSSYSYRNPDFVPGPNERYGSEWRLNGRLRVSWDLINPARVPQIAAARDLFERARHSYLIALRDLRLETATAYFDLQEADEGVRIGQAGVKASLVSLRDARARFNAGVNTKLEVLEAETQLARDRNLLATNLGQQELRRRNLAVVLDLPLRVTPTAASPSRPLGLWQPSLQDSIVAAFSYREELDQLILEISVNNSRANASLAVVQPVLSFVNSTTAFRTQGQTNQPSTTSIDQGDFSYGVDNSSALTATWRLFDGGRARAEYRRSKQAADQSRFDFALTRDQIRFQVEQSFLGLRTAVQNIGTTASEVLSSRESLRLAQLRVQAGVTTQREVVNTQRDLTQAELKYARAIRDYNTNLSQLRRRTGLDALIACNAVSLTGTKPEPDQLPIPIEPTPLKAACPSVGSVGASVNQTESSPVQPLW
- a CDS encoding TIGR03279 family radical SAM protein, yielding MWNEPSAGVAVAALDPSSNGRQPQPAVVASVESGSIGEELGFEPGDQLLSINGIRPRDLIDYRYLCVEEELCLEVRDAKGVLHRVELEKDADDGLGLAFTEALFDGLRQCNNNCPFCFIDQQPPGRRDSLYLKDDDYRLSFLYGSYLTLTNLGEADWLRIEEQRLSPLFVSVHATDPELRSRLLVNPRAAQVMDQLAWFDQRDLQIHAQVVVCPGLNDGPALERTLNDLASFAAGPWPAVLSTAVVPVGLTRFRPADDGLVPVDPDCARRVIAQVELMQQHFQESLGTRFAWLSDEWYLVAGSPLPPRDNYEDLPQQENGVGSIRAFLESLDAATEDLPSVVPVPRRCSWVVGQIVAQALQPVAERLNAVDGVEFHLIGLPSPYWGQEQVVTGLLTGQDLLTGLQGQELGDELLLPSVMLRQGEPVFLDDMTLEALAAQLEVPIQIVHGAADVVDSVLGVVGKSP
- a CDS encoding undecaprenyl-diphosphate phosphatase → MADPSASLTLLEACWRDLVLGVIQGLTEFLPISSTAHLKVVPELLGWGDPGVSVIAAIQLGSVVAVIAFFRTDLSQVLRGISRAFRYGQWREPEARLGFAMVVGTLPILLIGLGIKFAWAQGYEQSPLRSVPSIAIVSIVMALLLALAERVGARRKQLPVVSGRDGLLVGLAQALALLPGVSRSGSTLTAALFDGWQRADAARFSFLLGIPAITIAGLVEFKDALTASSGTGPLPLLVGIASAAVVSWLAIDWLLNFLQRNSTWLFVAYRLLFGLLLLVWWGVYGAH
- a CDS encoding DUF3120 domain-containing protein, coding for MIGGTWQTSAPVRSWSFPVARIAAAMVVLPVFLQAPWVRLDPFSATLFTAVLIAAGLVLHRSRSQTASDLGSLLVGFSGSWLAGCIFWGWLRAHPVLHLPVEAFALPVALGGLQGRWRLAATFYLSSLVGTACTDLAMAATGVMQFWPAVVTASLDQAPLLLHQAGVYLLQPLPLATLLISAVLVLMAGHLLSKNISGFVGDAGSMAAAVLITTLWVDGLFLLSALLQPGLSGLIE
- the psbU gene encoding photosystem II complex extrinsic protein PsbU, whose translation is MKRLLSWLTGALVMASLMAGLVLPSSVHAEDDLRDKYSGNVIRNVVDDKIAEREGKVDLNNSSVRRFQQFPGMYPTMAGKIVLGGPYDSVDDVLSLDLTERQQELFAKYRDNFTVTPPSIALNEGDDRINDGQYR
- the nadB gene encoding L-aspartate oxidase, coding for MTQPRSSDPIPSGPWDVVVVGAGAAGLMTCLDLPRGLKVLLLNRNTGRRSCSRWAQGGIAAVTRKEDSAESHAEDTVLAGAGLCDGDAVRLLVQEAPHCVERLGQLGMAFDRDQDGLATTLEAAHSYRRVLHVQDRTGRALVDVLRDRVEQRPGLLHRRGVRVTQLLVRDGRCCGVQVLDGAHLHGIEARAVVLASGGGGHLFANTTNPAQACGEGIALAWQAGAAVEDLEFVQFHPTAIRLDDAPCFLISEAVRGEGGVLVDALGGSPVAHLPQRDLSPRDQVSRALMQAMQRQQVKQMWLDFAAIPRDQAERRFPTILDRCDELGLNPLEQPIPVAPAAHYWMGGVATDLQAATTLPGLYAVGEVACTGLHGANRLASNSLMECLVFAHRLKEIELGPVPTARAQGTSHKLALDLDGGSSSHLIDAIEQLRQLCWRRAGVERSAVGLRQAIGKVKTDEQHLEQQALLQALLREDPCAPRLLAESSRRDLNLLLDLHHRLLTSRLMLEACMFREESRGGHYRSDAPAPQPQWMQHSRQQRQRGIITRAVRD